One part of the Cystobacter ferrugineus genome encodes these proteins:
- a CDS encoding SRPBCC family protein, with product MIYSTAPAHQPARPTWPPLLFGLVPSTSSFAGEARYKIDTGARIPASPRQVYEEFTDCTHGREWVDRFVRLNTLTPDAPADQRIYEESFTFMSVRVRTLEVEHGRRWVASIDRCTLPIARQILQEATFEPAAGGGTDFRWRIYYTPSWIVRPFLKGAQRVFEQLFRRSTEQLAAFFHARQRLMRGEGGIPLQ from the coding sequence ATGATCTACTCGACTGCACCCGCCCATCAACCAGCCAGGCCCACGTGGCCGCCCTTGTTGTTCGGGCTCGTTCCCTCCACCTCCTCCTTCGCGGGGGAAGCCAGGTACAAGATTGACACCGGGGCTCGGATCCCCGCTTCACCCAGACAGGTCTACGAGGAGTTCACCGACTGCACGCATGGCCGGGAATGGGTCGATCGATTCGTGCGCCTGAACACACTCACGCCGGACGCACCGGCGGATCAGCGCATCTATGAGGAGTCCTTCACCTTCATGTCGGTGAGGGTCCGCACGCTCGAGGTGGAACACGGGCGGCGATGGGTCGCCTCGATCGACCGGTGCACGCTTCCGATCGCCAGGCAGATCTTGCAGGAAGCGACCTTCGAGCCGGCCGCTGGCGGGGGCACGGATTTCCGCTGGCGCATCTACTACACCCCTTCATGGATCGTGCGTCCCTTCCTGAAGGGGGCGCAGCGCGTCTTCGAGCAGTTGTTCCGCCGGAGCACGGAACAACTCGCGGCCTTCTTCCATGCCAGACAGCGCCTGATGAGGGGCGAGGGAGGAATTCCTCTCCAGTAA
- a CDS encoding GNAT family N-acetyltransferase, producing MSGEICFLDATEAASHLDALVELLRDSVNSGASVGFLPPLEAAEARAYWEGVVLELASPSRGLAVARVDGRIVGTAQLAEADKANARHRAEVSKVLVHSSVRRQGLGAALMRALEARARERGKSTLVLDTREGDPSERLYQSLGWIRAGVIPRYAQSADGALHGTVLYYKLLDETGR from the coding sequence ATGAGTGGGGAAATCTGTTTCCTGGATGCCACCGAAGCAGCGTCCCATCTGGACGCCCTGGTGGAATTGCTCCGGGACTCCGTGAACAGTGGGGCCTCGGTGGGCTTCCTGCCGCCACTGGAGGCGGCGGAGGCTCGCGCCTATTGGGAGGGCGTGGTGCTGGAACTGGCCTCGCCCTCGCGCGGCCTGGCCGTGGCCCGGGTGGACGGCCGGATCGTCGGCACGGCCCAACTGGCGGAGGCGGACAAGGCCAACGCCCGCCATCGGGCGGAGGTGTCCAAGGTGTTGGTCCACTCGAGCGTCCGCCGTCAGGGGCTCGGGGCCGCGCTCATGCGGGCCCTGGAGGCTCGCGCCCGGGAGCGCGGCAAGAGCACCCTGGTGCTGGACACCCGGGAAGGCGACCCCTCCGAGCGGCTCTACCAGTCCCTGGGTTGGATTCGGGCGGGAGTGATTCCACGGTACGCCCAGAGCGCCGATGGCGCCCTGCACGGCACGGTCCTCTATTACAAGCTGCTCGACGAAACGGGACGCTAG
- a CDS encoding phytanoyl-CoA dioxygenase family protein: protein MTTSSRLSDAQVEQFIREGFVRIDEAFPRELAEEGLAILWRETGCDPNAPSTWTRPVIRLGGYAQAPFAQAVNTPVLHAAFDQLVGKGRWAPRFSLGTFPVRFPSPEDPGDAGWHVDASFPGEDPNDFFSYRINVHSRERALLMLFLFSDVGEHDAPTRIRRGSHLDVARLLGPAGEAGMTFMELAGKLDVTATRPEALATGSAGTVYLCHPFLVHAAQPHRGTTPRFMAQPPLHLTEPFRLEREDGGYSPVEFAIKQGLRERA from the coding sequence GTGACGACCTCCTCCAGACTCAGTGATGCCCAGGTCGAGCAGTTCATCCGGGAGGGCTTCGTGCGGATCGACGAGGCCTTCCCACGCGAGCTCGCGGAGGAAGGTCTCGCCATCCTGTGGCGGGAGACCGGCTGCGATCCCAACGCGCCCTCGACGTGGACCCGGCCCGTCATTCGGCTCGGGGGCTACGCACAAGCGCCCTTCGCCCAAGCGGTGAACACGCCCGTGCTTCACGCGGCGTTCGACCAGCTCGTCGGCAAGGGCCGCTGGGCGCCCCGGTTCAGCCTCGGCACCTTTCCGGTGCGCTTCCCAAGCCCCGAGGATCCGGGTGACGCGGGCTGGCACGTGGATGCGAGTTTTCCGGGGGAAGATCCCAACGACTTCTTCTCCTATCGCATCAACGTCCATTCGAGGGAGCGTGCGCTCCTGATGCTCTTCCTGTTCTCGGACGTGGGCGAACACGATGCGCCCACCCGCATCCGGAGGGGTTCGCACCTCGACGTCGCGCGGCTTCTGGGACCCGCGGGCGAAGCCGGCATGACGTTCATGGAGCTGGCGGGGAAGCTGGACGTGACGGCCACTCGGCCCGAGGCCCTGGCGACGGGAAGCGCCGGCACGGTGTACCTGTGCCATCCCTTCCTCGTCCATGCGGCGCAGCCCCACCGCGGCACCACGCCTCGCTTCATGGCGCAACCTCCGCTGCACCTGACGGAGCCCTTCCGGCTCGAGCGCGAGGACGGCGGCTATTCGCCGGTCGAGTTCGCCATCAAGCAGGGACTGCGGGAGCGTGCCTGA
- a CDS encoding protein kinase domain-containing protein — MNQRDNGHETREDSDFGDSFLREVVETAPPPVIPQLGERLGGKDGRRFEVLEKLGRGGMGLVVRARDEVLQRIVALKFISPGREFSRESLDKLLQEEARLVAQLDHENIVRIFDVSEWKGSPFLIMECLTGQSLAALLRQGPLEPSRALRILSDIAAGLAHAHSRNIIHRDLKPSNVFILPDGQVKLLDFGLARFASSLNLPQEGTPAFMAPEQWRGQPQDMRTDIWAAGLLLYQMLTGTLPYDPGDLRERVLSAEPVTPVRTIRPDLPEPLDRFLARALAKAPARRFQSALEMRERLRMLEWSLAPSADASPPRFTPHRRQVTLVCCRLSAHLESFDAEDVSELQAAFQQACSRMLERHGGWVALRMGDEVMGCFGYPLAREDDVLCAVRAALALTGVAAELPGAEQAELAVQVGVHTDMVVLDVFDPSGLKGRSPSIQGEAPRVALWLARQAAPGTANLSENTCLGARGNFVTEPLGPRDFSSAVGTVRMDVHRVLSERPETTRFGRARTRGLTPLVARSDEMRQLVARWEGSRKGQGTVVLLSGEAGIGKSRLIQELCEYVVREGERCVSSQCWPQFSRSAFHPVLEWVVHLLGLEPAVPPASRWARLEEVLKTLDLPLPEGLLLLGQFLALPPREDLPPLLLSVEQQRERTLHTLATFLLRLSARLPGRNGPGGLLLILEDLHWADPSTLQLLTLLQERIELGGMCLLLSTRPGLRLSWRRHPGFHRLALDRLAQEDTAEMVRRLTQNQSSLPEETLEFLVRQTEGNPLFIEEMTRMVLSRTAPGGEARLVGPLPVTLQELLLARLDLLSEEQKELAWKGAVLGRSFTLGHLAALCPERDVTSLRGDLAELVEEGLLLSKGDDAEPHYEFKHALIQEAAYESQLKLRRRLYHHQVANLLEHPASGTVTAPPELIAHHYTRAGELEPAIRFWAQAGELALWRSAFEESVAHLEEALGLFKRLPRAARRIEEELQLLVLLGQALIATRGYSAPEVDRLYARISESLQEVRDIPILVAACRSLFFQNMMRLSFPSALKLSAQIVSQGQRVHVPQLLVVGRLMGGMNHFMQGHVAEAQEMLGEAVAQGDTEEELDPRSLGLLEVEPLAMAMAFGAVSCIIRCEQQQGLQLMNRAIRRAERLGHPHTSLLTYEMAAMLHWIRFDAHLMLEAANKALAIFDQGLFPTWEGWAPALRGWALLELGRRQEGYDLLLRDLERQKQAGAEIGQTFFSCLLAHARLRMGLISEGLTAATEGLAWGTRTGDHLEDPELHRLRGELLMRDGEAAKAQSEFQEAIRIAHQSGARCIEVRATLSLCHLLLEQGRSREARRRLWEVLGSFPPGLHSTELRIARALLARFAEDPSEEPEVDQILSTAPWEPVTSGGSLLRHS; from the coding sequence ATGAACCAGCGCGATAACGGCCACGAGACCAGAGAAGACTCTGATTTCGGAGACTCCTTCCTGCGTGAAGTGGTCGAGACTGCCCCGCCCCCCGTCATTCCCCAATTAGGAGAACGGCTCGGGGGGAAGGATGGCAGACGATTCGAAGTCCTCGAGAAACTCGGCAGGGGGGGCATGGGGCTGGTCGTCCGGGCACGTGACGAGGTGCTCCAGCGCATCGTGGCACTCAAGTTCATCTCTCCAGGCCGCGAGTTCTCCCGGGAGTCACTGGACAAACTGCTCCAGGAAGAAGCCCGCCTGGTCGCCCAGCTCGATCACGAGAACATCGTCCGGATCTTCGATGTCTCTGAATGGAAGGGCTCTCCCTTCCTCATCATGGAGTGCCTGACCGGACAGTCGCTCGCCGCGCTGTTGCGGCAGGGCCCGCTGGAACCGTCACGCGCACTGCGCATCCTGAGCGACATCGCGGCCGGTCTGGCGCATGCCCACTCACGCAACATCATCCACCGGGATCTCAAACCCAGCAACGTGTTCATCCTTCCAGACGGGCAGGTGAAGTTGCTCGATTTCGGTCTGGCCCGGTTCGCCTCCTCGCTCAATCTGCCCCAGGAAGGAACGCCTGCCTTCATGGCCCCGGAGCAATGGCGGGGGCAGCCACAGGACATGCGCACCGACATCTGGGCCGCGGGGCTGCTGCTGTACCAGATGCTCACCGGGACGCTTCCCTATGATCCGGGCGATCTCCGCGAGCGGGTCCTCTCGGCCGAGCCCGTGACGCCGGTACGCACGATCCGCCCGGACCTGCCCGAGCCGCTGGACCGCTTCCTCGCACGGGCCCTGGCCAAGGCGCCCGCCCGGCGCTTTCAGAGCGCACTCGAGATGCGGGAGCGATTGCGGATGCTGGAGTGGAGCCTGGCTCCTTCCGCGGATGCGTCCCCCCCGAGGTTCACCCCTCACCGCCGGCAGGTGACCCTGGTGTGTTGCCGGCTCTCGGCTCACCTGGAGTCCTTCGACGCCGAGGACGTGAGCGAGTTACAGGCGGCATTCCAGCAGGCCTGCTCGCGCATGCTCGAGCGGCATGGGGGATGGGTGGCGCTGCGCATGGGGGACGAGGTGATGGGCTGTTTCGGCTATCCGCTGGCCCGGGAGGATGACGTCCTGTGCGCGGTGAGGGCCGCGCTCGCGCTGACAGGGGTGGCGGCGGAGCTGCCAGGAGCGGAGCAGGCCGAACTCGCGGTGCAGGTGGGTGTACACACGGACATGGTGGTGCTGGACGTATTCGATCCGTCCGGACTGAAGGGACGCTCGCCATCCATCCAGGGTGAGGCACCCCGAGTGGCGCTCTGGCTGGCGAGACAAGCGGCTCCCGGCACGGCGAACCTGAGCGAGAACACGTGTCTGGGCGCACGGGGAAACTTCGTGACGGAGCCCCTGGGCCCACGGGACTTCTCCTCCGCGGTGGGGACGGTGCGGATGGACGTCCACCGGGTGCTGAGCGAGCGGCCGGAGACCACCCGCTTCGGGCGAGCGCGGACCCGGGGCCTCACCCCGCTGGTGGCCCGGAGCGACGAGATGCGCCAGCTCGTCGCCCGCTGGGAGGGAAGCCGGAAGGGACAGGGGACGGTGGTGCTGCTCAGCGGCGAGGCGGGTATTGGCAAATCCCGGCTCATCCAGGAGCTGTGCGAGTACGTCGTCCGGGAGGGCGAGCGCTGTGTGTCCAGCCAGTGCTGGCCACAGTTCAGCCGCAGCGCCTTCCATCCGGTGTTGGAGTGGGTGGTGCATCTGCTCGGGTTGGAGCCCGCGGTTCCGCCCGCGAGCAGATGGGCACGCCTGGAGGAGGTGCTGAAAACCCTCGACCTTCCTCTCCCGGAAGGACTGCTGCTGCTCGGGCAGTTCCTGGCCTTGCCCCCACGCGAGGATCTGCCGCCCCTGTTGCTGTCGGTCGAGCAGCAGCGCGAGCGGACCCTGCACACACTCGCCACGTTCCTGTTGCGGCTGTCCGCGAGACTCCCGGGGAGGAATGGGCCGGGCGGCCTGCTCCTCATCCTGGAGGATCTGCACTGGGCGGACCCTTCGACCCTGCAACTCCTCACCCTCCTTCAGGAGCGCATCGAACTCGGGGGGATGTGCCTGCTCTTGAGCACGCGCCCCGGGCTCCGGCTCTCCTGGCGGCGGCACCCCGGCTTCCACCGGCTCGCGCTCGACCGGCTCGCGCAGGAGGACACCGCCGAGATGGTGCGGCGGCTCACCCAGAATCAGTCCTCGCTTCCAGAGGAGACACTGGAATTCCTGGTGCGGCAGACGGAGGGCAATCCCCTCTTCATCGAGGAGATGACCCGCATGGTCCTCAGCCGCACCGCCCCTGGGGGCGAGGCTCGTCTGGTGGGCCCCCTTCCCGTGACCTTGCAGGAGTTGCTCCTGGCCCGGTTGGATCTCCTCTCCGAGGAGCAGAAGGAGCTGGCCTGGAAGGGAGCGGTGCTTGGCCGAAGCTTCACGCTGGGACACCTGGCCGCCCTCTGCCCGGAGCGCGATGTCACCAGTCTGCGCGGGGATCTCGCGGAGCTGGTCGAGGAAGGGCTGCTGCTGAGCAAGGGCGATGACGCGGAACCCCACTACGAATTCAAGCATGCCCTCATCCAGGAAGCGGCCTACGAATCCCAGCTCAAGCTTCGCCGACGGCTGTACCACCATCAGGTCGCCAATCTCCTGGAGCACCCGGCCTCGGGAACCGTCACGGCACCACCCGAGCTGATCGCTCACCACTACACCCGGGCGGGAGAACTGGAACCCGCCATCCGGTTCTGGGCCCAGGCCGGGGAGCTGGCCCTGTGGCGCTCGGCTTTCGAGGAGTCCGTGGCCCATCTGGAAGAGGCCCTCGGCCTGTTCAAGCGACTGCCACGCGCGGCCCGGCGGATCGAGGAGGAGTTACAACTGCTCGTGTTGTTGGGCCAGGCCTTGATCGCCACTCGAGGCTACTCGGCACCCGAGGTGGATCGGCTCTACGCCCGCATCTCGGAGTCGCTCCAGGAGGTGAGGGACATACCCATCCTCGTCGCCGCCTGCAGGAGCCTCTTCTTCCAGAACATGATGCGCTTGAGCTTCCCCTCGGCGCTCAAGCTCTCGGCGCAGATCGTCTCCCAGGGCCAGCGGGTTCACGTCCCCCAGCTCCTGGTGGTGGGCAGGCTGATGGGGGGAATGAACCATTTCATGCAAGGACACGTGGCGGAGGCCCAGGAAATGCTCGGTGAAGCCGTGGCCCAGGGCGATACCGAGGAGGAACTGGATCCTCGGTCCCTGGGTCTGCTCGAAGTCGAGCCGCTCGCGATGGCCATGGCTTTCGGGGCCGTGAGCTGCATCATCCGGTGCGAGCAACAGCAGGGGCTTCAACTCATGAACCGGGCCATCCGGCGTGCCGAGCGGTTGGGCCATCCCCATACGTCCCTGCTGACGTACGAGATGGCGGCCATGCTGCACTGGATCCGGTTCGACGCGCATTTGATGCTGGAAGCAGCCAACAAGGCCCTCGCCATCTTCGACCAGGGATTGTTTCCGACCTGGGAAGGATGGGCTCCCGCCCTGCGTGGATGGGCACTCCTGGAGTTGGGCCGACGGCAGGAAGGCTATGACCTGTTGCTGCGGGATCTTGAGCGCCAGAAGCAGGCGGGAGCTGAGATCGGTCAGACATTCTTCTCCTGCCTGCTCGCCCACGCGCGCTTGAGGATGGGGCTGATCTCCGAGGGGCTGACGGCGGCGACGGAAGGTCTGGCCTGGGGCACGCGGACAGGAGATCACCTGGAGGATCCCGAGTTGCACCGCCTGCGAGGCGAGCTGCTGATGCGCGACGGCGAGGCGGCCAAGGCACAGAGCGAATTCCAGGAGGCGATACGGATTGCCCACCAGTCCGGAGCGCGCTGCATCGAGGTGCGGGCCACCTTGAGCTTGTGCCATCTCCTGCTGGAGCAGGGGCGGAGCAGGGAGGCCCGGCGGCGGCTGTGGGAAGTGCTCGGGTCCTTCCCTCCTGGACTCCACTCCACCGAGCTCCGGATCGCCCGGGCACTGCTCGCCAGGTTCGCCGAGGATCCTTCCGAGGAGCCGGAGGTGGACCAGATCCTGTCCACCGCGCCTTGGGAACCGGTCACATCTGGCGGGAGCCTCCTCCGACACTCTTAG
- a CDS encoding L,D-transpeptidase family protein has protein sequence MTTDSAGSSTPSAAAPTAGAGGQAPLRNARFAALPELAGVLTGQTPLAKGSKGAGVRAVQQALLDMGFSVPGGGADGIFGAQSAKAVSNFQVHARSAFPEVRPTGTVDAATLRALDALAPAPGQRGQTQHLPPPRYKGTSVRVVVVKDEHRTFLFDVQGQLQSIFGNAVGTGTTRTDPGLKKVTGKLNEAQSRDLGKKLWGGPVFGPRIIDLSWADGSRSGEELHGTSAPADLGEDVSHGCVRHDNADIIVLADALKVGDMVAIVDSIIDPNLGTPPAAPPDLSGAVASRK, from the coding sequence ATGACCACTGACTCCGCTGGCTCCTCGACTCCCTCCGCTGCCGCGCCCACCGCTGGTGCCGGAGGTCAGGCCCCCTTGCGCAACGCGCGCTTCGCCGCCCTGCCGGAGCTGGCGGGGGTGCTCACCGGCCAGACGCCGCTCGCGAAGGGCTCGAAGGGGGCGGGCGTGCGCGCCGTGCAGCAGGCCCTTCTCGACATGGGCTTCAGCGTCCCCGGGGGCGGCGCGGATGGCATCTTTGGCGCGCAGTCGGCCAAGGCCGTGAGCAACTTCCAGGTGCATGCCCGCTCGGCCTTTCCCGAGGTGCGGCCCACCGGCACCGTGGATGCCGCCACCCTGCGCGCCCTGGATGCGCTCGCCCCGGCTCCGGGTCAGCGCGGCCAGACGCAGCACCTGCCCCCGCCTCGGTACAAGGGCACGTCCGTGCGCGTGGTGGTGGTGAAGGACGAGCACCGCACCTTCCTCTTCGACGTCCAGGGCCAGCTCCAGTCCATCTTCGGCAACGCCGTGGGCACGGGCACCACCCGGACGGACCCTGGTTTGAAGAAGGTGACGGGCAAGCTCAACGAGGCGCAGTCGCGCGACCTCGGCAAGAAGCTGTGGGGTGGCCCCGTCTTCGGGCCTCGCATCATCGACCTCTCGTGGGCCGATGGCTCGCGCTCGGGTGAGGAGCTCCATGGCACCAGCGCTCCCGCCGACCTCGGGGAGGATGTCTCGCACGGGTGCGTCCGCCACGACAACGCCGACATCATCGTCCTCGCCGATGCGCTGAAGGTGGGTGACATGGTGGCCATCGTCGACAGCATCATCGATCCGAACCTGGGGACCCCGCCCGCTGCTCCGCCCGACCTCTCCGGCGCGGTGGCCTCGCGCAAGTAG
- a CDS encoding D-arabinono-1,4-lactone oxidase — protein sequence MAPIIGYLLFVAVYAFFWTHPRTARRFWLYLGFANTVAVMLFIFDSVLLVESFQRASSPGSEKILYVVAMSLLLILAGLGLWVRLRVNDFLNPPLDPRFEHPRTEGELILLVKKARAYGVQVRVRGSAHCVDEGIYTDDSGPHINVQLDRYNQILGWEESSDTEGPLLRVTVQAGCHLGVDPNNPLSNRKNSLLWQLDKYGWALPDLGGISHQTVGGFISTGSMGGTLKHNLGEAIMGIRIIDGTGRARDLAPNPGDSKDEEHNPFYAAGVSMGLLGIISTVTLTCRPRYDIEGTQVTSSASQLFKPGQAGSSGKGLQELFNEDHYTRMLWWPQQGVNKVEHWKANRISEPEQRLFKRMARSCSKWRTRRFERRPFVSTPLLLQWLIVHPFLSFLAKSDPLPFNQDTRDLVRNVLGIFVKEGKKGEKTFQDSWHRGLPMDDQISDKHMPTAFTELFIHISHIDRLMEILDSFFNPESKYNKGKLDEREWVEGMGRTGSYAIEIYPGHESRFWMSPCYKQNCVRVDVFWFRTPKDSMHRDRFFKQFWELLRSEKIDFRPHWGKHLPEANSPTGADYLCSQYPKWGAFLEVRRSMDPDGLFLSRYWKEHLDIRDPSLDYRPAKPLVDQRNPERNHMARRRHVRKPFAVWLLNLYFRLRDRLRHQPRLPNGIPVEQAG from the coding sequence GTGGCGCCCATCATCGGGTATCTCCTCTTCGTGGCGGTCTACGCGTTCTTCTGGACCCACCCGCGCACCGCGCGCCGGTTCTGGTTGTATCTCGGATTCGCCAACACCGTGGCGGTGATGCTGTTCATCTTCGACAGCGTGCTCCTCGTCGAGAGCTTCCAGCGTGCCTCCTCGCCCGGTTCCGAGAAGATTCTCTACGTCGTCGCGATGTCGCTGCTGCTGATCCTCGCGGGCCTGGGGCTCTGGGTCCGGCTCCGCGTGAATGACTTCCTGAACCCTCCCCTGGATCCGCGGTTCGAGCATCCCCGGACGGAGGGGGAACTCATTCTGCTCGTCAAGAAGGCCCGGGCCTATGGTGTCCAGGTCCGGGTGCGCGGCTCGGCGCACTGCGTGGACGAAGGCATCTATACCGACGACAGCGGACCGCACATCAACGTGCAGCTCGATCGCTACAACCAGATTCTCGGTTGGGAAGAGTCCTCGGACACCGAAGGGCCACTGCTGCGCGTCACCGTCCAGGCCGGGTGCCATCTGGGGGTGGACCCGAATAATCCCCTGTCGAACAGGAAGAACAGCCTCCTGTGGCAACTCGACAAATACGGCTGGGCCCTGCCCGACCTCGGAGGCATATCCCACCAGACGGTGGGGGGATTCATCTCGACGGGATCGATGGGCGGCACGCTCAAGCACAACCTGGGCGAGGCCATCATGGGCATTCGCATCATCGATGGTACCGGACGGGCGCGCGATCTGGCGCCCAATCCCGGTGATTCAAAGGACGAGGAACACAATCCCTTCTACGCCGCTGGTGTCTCCATGGGGCTGCTGGGAATCATTTCCACGGTCACCTTGACGTGCAGGCCCCGTTACGACATCGAGGGAACACAGGTGACCAGCAGCGCCAGCCAGTTGTTCAAGCCCGGCCAGGCGGGTTCCAGCGGTAAGGGGCTGCAGGAGTTGTTCAACGAGGACCATTACACCCGGATGCTGTGGTGGCCTCAACAGGGCGTCAACAAGGTGGAGCACTGGAAGGCGAATCGCATCTCCGAGCCGGAGCAGCGACTCTTCAAGCGAATGGCTCGAAGCTGTAGCAAGTGGCGTACCCGGCGCTTCGAACGCAGACCTTTCGTCTCGACCCCGCTCTTGCTCCAATGGCTCATCGTCCATCCGTTCCTCAGCTTCCTCGCGAAAAGCGACCCCCTGCCATTCAACCAGGACACCAGGGATTTGGTGCGCAACGTCCTGGGAATCTTCGTGAAGGAAGGGAAAAAAGGGGAGAAGACGTTCCAGGATTCCTGGCACAGGGGTCTACCCATGGATGATCAGATCTCGGACAAACACATGCCGACAGCCTTCACCGAGCTGTTCATCCATATCTCCCACATTGACAGACTGATGGAGATCCTCGATTCGTTCTTCAACCCTGAGTCCAAATACAATAAAGGGAAACTGGATGAGCGGGAATGGGTGGAAGGCATGGGTCGCACGGGCTCATACGCCATTGAAATCTACCCTGGCCATGAGAGCCGCTTCTGGATGAGCCCCTGTTACAAGCAGAATTGCGTCCGGGTGGACGTATTCTGGTTCCGTACGCCCAAGGACAGCATGCATCGGGACAGGTTCTTCAAGCAGTTCTGGGAGCTGCTGAGGAGCGAGAAGATCGACTTCCGCCCCCATTGGGGCAAACATCTGCCCGAGGCGAACTCCCCGACGGGTGCCGACTACCTGTGTTCGCAGTACCCCAAGTGGGGGGCTTTCCTGGAGGTCCGACGGTCCATGGATCCGGATGGCCTCTTCCTGAGCAGGTATTGGAAGGAGCACCTCGACATTCGTGATCCTTCGCTGGACTACCGGCCTGCGAAGCCGCTGGTGGATCAGCGCAATCCGGAGAGGAACCACATGGCCCGGCGGCGGCACGTCAGGAAGCCTTTCGCGGTCTGGCTGCTCAATCTGTACTTTCGATTGAGGGACCGGCTGCGCCATCAGCCACGTTTACCCAATGGCATTCCAGTTGAGCAGGCCGGGTGA